One window from the genome of Lacerta agilis isolate rLacAgi1 chromosome 16, rLacAgi1.pri, whole genome shotgun sequence encodes:
- the DNM2 gene encoding dynamin-2 isoform X6 has protein sequence MGNRGMEELIPLVNKLQDAFSSIGQSCHLDLPQIAVVGGQSAGKSSVLENFVGRDFLPRGSGIVTRRPLILQLIFSKTEYAEFLHCKSKKFTDFDEVRQEIEAETDRVTGTNKGISPVPINLRVYSPHVLNLTLIDLPGITKVPVGDQPQDIEYQIKDMILQFISRDSSLILAVTPANMDLANSDALKMAKEVDPQGLRTIGVITKLDLMDEGTDARDVLENKLLPLRRGYIGVVNRSQKDIDGKKDIRAALAAERKFFLSHPAYRHMADRMGTPHLQKLLNQQLTNHIRETLPSLRSKLQSQLLSLEKEVEEYKNFRPDDPTRKTKALLQMVQQFAVDFEKRIEGSGDQVDTLELSGGARINRIFHERFPFELVKMEFDEKDLRREISYAIKNIHGVRTGLFTPDMAFEAIVKKQIIKLKEPSLKCVDLVVSELAMVIKKCAEKLGSYPRLREETERIVTTYIREREGKTKDQILLLIDIELSYINTNHEDFIGFANAQQRSTQANKKRAIPNQVIRRGWLTINNISIMKGGSKEYWFVLTAESLSWYKDEEEKEKKYMLPLDNLKIRDVEKGFMSNKHVFGIFNTEQRNVYKDLRQIELACDSQEDVDSWKASFLRAGVYPEKDQVENEEGSQENTFSMDPQLERQVETIRNLVDSYVGIINKSIRDLMPKTIMHLMINNTKDFIHSELLAYLYSSADQNSLMEESADQAQRRDDMLRMYHALKEALNIIGDISTSTISTPVPPPVDDTWLQSGASGHSPTPQRRPASTVLPPGRPPAVRGPMPGPPLIPMPAAGPSSFVAPPIPSRPGPQGAFVANNDPFSAPPLIPSRPARVPPGIPPGVPSRRPPAAPNRPTIIRPAEPSLLD, from the exons AGATTTCCTGCCCCGTGGATCTGGAATTGTTACCAGGCGTCCCCTCATTCTTCAGCTTATCTTTTCTAAAACAG AATATGCAGAATTTTTGCACTGCAAGTCTAAGAAGTTTACAGATTTTGATGAAGTCCGACAGGAGATTGAAGCGGAGACAGACAGGGTTACAGGAACAAATAAAGGCATCTCTCCTGTTCCCATTAACCTGAGGGTGTATTCACCACATG taTTGAATCTGACTTTGATTGACCTTCCGGGTATCACTAAGGTGCCAGTGGGTGACCAACCCCAGGACATTGAGTACCAGATAAAAGATATGATTTTGCAATTCATCAGCAGAGACAGTAGTCTGATTCTTGCTGTGACTCCAGCCAACATGGATTTGGCCAATTCAGATGCTCTCAAAATGGCCAAAGAAGTTGACCCACAag gCTTACGGACAATTGGGGTAATAACCAAACTAGACCTGATGGATGAAGGCACTGATGCAAGAGATGTTCTGGAGAACAAACTTTTACCTCTGCGGAGAG GCTACATTGGAGTTGTGAACCGGAGCCAGAAGGATATTGATGGTAAGAAGGACATCAGAGCAGCATTGGCAGCTGAGCGCAAGTTCTTCCTTTCCCATCCTGCTTACAGACACATGGCAGACCGCATGGGAACACCCCACTTGCAGAAGCTGCTCAACCAG CAATTGACAAACCATATCCGGGAGACTCTGCCATCACTGCGTAGCAAACTCCAGAGCCAGCTTTTGTCCCTTGAAAAAGAAGTGGAGGAATACAAGAACTTCCGCCCTGATGACCCTACACGGAAAACTAAAGCGTTGCTTCA GATGGTCCAACAATTTGCTGTGGACTTTGAGAAGCGGATTGAAGGCTCTGGGGACCAAGTAGACACGTTAGAACTATCAGGCGGAGCCCGAATAAACCGCATCTTCCACGAAAGGTTCCCTTTTGAACTTGTCAAG ATGGAGTTTGATGAGAAGGATTTGAGACGAGAAATCAGCTATGCAATCAAAAACATCCATGGTGTAAG GACGGGGCTCTTCACACCTGACATGGCTTTTGAAGCTATAGTGAAAAAACAGATTATAAAGCTCAAAGAGCCCAGTTTGAAGTGTGTTGATCTGGTGGTCTCAGAGCTGGCCATGGTCATTAAAAAGTGTGCAGAGAAG CTTGGTTCTTACCCTAGGCTTCGAGAAGAAACAGAGAGAATTGTTACGACATACATCAGAGAACGAGAAGGGAAAACTAAGGACCAG ATTCTCCTGCTGATTGACATAGAGCTGTCCTACATCAACACTAACCACGAAGACTTCATTGGATTTGCCAA TGCACAGCAAAGGAGCACCCAAGCAAATAAGAAAAGAGCAATCCCAAATCAG GTCATCCGGCGAGGCTGGCTGACTATCAACAACATTAGCATCATGAAAGGTGGCTCCAAGGAGTACTGGTTCGTCCTGACGGCAGAAAGTTTGTCTTGGTACAAGGATGAAGAG gaaaaggagaagaaatacATGCTCCCTCTGGACAACCTAAAAATTAGAGATGTGGAAAAAGGCTTCATGTCCAACAAGCACGTATTTGGTATCTTTAACACAGAACAAAG GAATGTGTACAAAGACCTGCGTCAGATTGAGCTTGCGTGTGACTCCCAGGAAGACGTGGACAGCTGGAAGGCCTCCTTCCTCCGTGCTGGTGTTTACCCTGAGAAAGACCAa GTGGAGAATGAAGAGGGATCCCAGGAAAACACCTTTTCCATGGATCCTCAGCTAGAGCGCCAAGTGGAAACTATCCGCAATCTTGTTGACTCATATGTTGGGATCATCAACAAGTCAATCCGGGATCTTATGCCAAAGACAATAATGCACCTAATGATAAACAAT ACCAAGGATTTCATCCACTCGGAGCTGCTGGCCTACCTGTACTCCTCCGCAGACCAAAACAGCTTGATGGAGGAGTCTGCAGACCAGGCGCAGCGCAGGGACGACATGCTGCGAATGTACCATGCCCTGAAGGAGGCATTGAACATAATTGGAGACATTAGTACCAGCACCATTTCCACACCGGTTCCTCCTCCTGTGGATGACACATGGCTGCAGTCAGGGGCTAGTGGGCATAG CCCAACACCACAGCGCAGGCCTGCTTCGACTGTGTTGCCACCAGGGAGACCGCCAGCGGTGAGGGGCCCTATGCCAGGCCCCCCCTTGATCCCAATGCCAGCCGCAGGCCCTTCCTCTTTTGTGGCACCACCCATTCCATCACGCCCTGGACCGCAAGGTGCATTTGTTGCTAATAATGACCCTTTCTCAGCCCCTCCTCTGATTCCTTCACGACCAGCACGTGTTCCACCCGGCATCCCTCCAGGTGTGCCCAG
- the DNM2 gene encoding dynamin-2 isoform X8, whose amino-acid sequence MGNRGMEELIPLVNKLQDAFSSIGQSCHLDLPQIAVVGGQSAGKSSVLENFVGRDFLPRGSGIVTRRPLILQLIFSKTEYAEFLHCKSKKFTDFDEVRQEIEAETDRVTGTNKGISPVPINLRVYSPHVLNLTLIDLPGITKVPVGDQPQDIEYQIKDMILQFISRDSSLILAVTPANMDLANSDALKMAKEVDPQGLRTIGVITKLDLMDEGTDARDVLENKLLPLRRGYIGVVNRSQKDIDGKKDIRAALAAERKFFLSHPAYRHMADRMGTPHLQKLLNQQLTNHIRETLPSLRSKLQSQLLSLEKEVEEYKNFRPDDPTRKTKALLQMVQQFAVDFEKRIEGSGDQVDTLELSGGARINRIFHERFPFELVKMEFDEKDLRREISYAIKNIHGVRTGLFTPDLAFEAIVKKQLVKLKEPCLKCVDLVIQELINTFRQCTSKLGSYPRLREETERIVTTYIREREGKTKDQILLLIDIELSYINTNHEDFIGFANAQQRSTQANKKRAIPNQGEILVIRRGWLTINNISIMKGGSKEYWFVLTAESLSWYKDEEEKEKKYMLPLDNLKIRDVEKGFMSNKHVFGIFNTEQRNVYKDLRQIELACDSQEDVDSWKASFLRAGVYPEKDQVENEEGSQENTFSMDPQLERQVETIRNLVDSYVGIINKSIRDLMPKTIMHLMINNTKDFIHSELLAYLYSSADQNSLMEESADQAQRRDDMLRMYHALKEALNIIGDISTSTISTPVPPPVDDTWLQSGASGHSPTPQRRPASTVLPPGRPPAVRGPMPGPPLIPMPAAGPSSFVAPPIPSRPGPQGAFVANNDPFSAPPLIPSRPARVPPGIPPGVPRRPGRKPAWSS is encoded by the exons AGATTTCCTGCCCCGTGGATCTGGAATTGTTACCAGGCGTCCCCTCATTCTTCAGCTTATCTTTTCTAAAACAG AATATGCAGAATTTTTGCACTGCAAGTCTAAGAAGTTTACAGATTTTGATGAAGTCCGACAGGAGATTGAAGCGGAGACAGACAGGGTTACAGGAACAAATAAAGGCATCTCTCCTGTTCCCATTAACCTGAGGGTGTATTCACCACATG taTTGAATCTGACTTTGATTGACCTTCCGGGTATCACTAAGGTGCCAGTGGGTGACCAACCCCAGGACATTGAGTACCAGATAAAAGATATGATTTTGCAATTCATCAGCAGAGACAGTAGTCTGATTCTTGCTGTGACTCCAGCCAACATGGATTTGGCCAATTCAGATGCTCTCAAAATGGCCAAAGAAGTTGACCCACAag gCTTACGGACAATTGGGGTAATAACCAAACTAGACCTGATGGATGAAGGCACTGATGCAAGAGATGTTCTGGAGAACAAACTTTTACCTCTGCGGAGAG GCTACATTGGAGTTGTGAACCGGAGCCAGAAGGATATTGATGGTAAGAAGGACATCAGAGCAGCATTGGCAGCTGAGCGCAAGTTCTTCCTTTCCCATCCTGCTTACAGACACATGGCAGACCGCATGGGAACACCCCACTTGCAGAAGCTGCTCAACCAG CAATTGACAAACCATATCCGGGAGACTCTGCCATCACTGCGTAGCAAACTCCAGAGCCAGCTTTTGTCCCTTGAAAAAGAAGTGGAGGAATACAAGAACTTCCGCCCTGATGACCCTACACGGAAAACTAAAGCGTTGCTTCA GATGGTCCAACAATTTGCTGTGGACTTTGAGAAGCGGATTGAAGGCTCTGGGGACCAAGTAGACACGTTAGAACTATCAGGCGGAGCCCGAATAAACCGCATCTTCCACGAAAGGTTCCCTTTTGAACTTGTCAAG ATGGAGTTTGATGAGAAGGATTTGAGACGAGAAATCAGCTATGCAATCAAAAACATCCATGGTGTAAG GACGGGGCTGTTCACACCAGACTTGGCATTTGAGGCCATTGTGAAAAAACAGTTGGTGAAGCTGAAAGAGCCTTGTCTGAAATGTGTCGACCTGGTTATTCAGGAGTTAATCAATACATTTAGACAGTGTACCAGTAAG CTTGGTTCTTACCCTAGGCTTCGAGAAGAAACAGAGAGAATTGTTACGACATACATCAGAGAACGAGAAGGGAAAACTAAGGACCAG ATTCTCCTGCTGATTGACATAGAGCTGTCCTACATCAACACTAACCACGAAGACTTCATTGGATTTGCCAA TGCACAGCAAAGGAGCACCCAAGCAAATAAGAAAAGAGCAATCCCAAATCAG GGTGAGATACTG GTCATCCGGCGAGGCTGGCTGACTATCAACAACATTAGCATCATGAAAGGTGGCTCCAAGGAGTACTGGTTCGTCCTGACGGCAGAAAGTTTGTCTTGGTACAAGGATGAAGAG gaaaaggagaagaaatacATGCTCCCTCTGGACAACCTAAAAATTAGAGATGTGGAAAAAGGCTTCATGTCCAACAAGCACGTATTTGGTATCTTTAACACAGAACAAAG GAATGTGTACAAAGACCTGCGTCAGATTGAGCTTGCGTGTGACTCCCAGGAAGACGTGGACAGCTGGAAGGCCTCCTTCCTCCGTGCTGGTGTTTACCCTGAGAAAGACCAa GTGGAGAATGAAGAGGGATCCCAGGAAAACACCTTTTCCATGGATCCTCAGCTAGAGCGCCAAGTGGAAACTATCCGCAATCTTGTTGACTCATATGTTGGGATCATCAACAAGTCAATCCGGGATCTTATGCCAAAGACAATAATGCACCTAATGATAAACAAT ACCAAGGATTTCATCCACTCGGAGCTGCTGGCCTACCTGTACTCCTCCGCAGACCAAAACAGCTTGATGGAGGAGTCTGCAGACCAGGCGCAGCGCAGGGACGACATGCTGCGAATGTACCATGCCCTGAAGGAGGCATTGAACATAATTGGAGACATTAGTACCAGCACCATTTCCACACCGGTTCCTCCTCCTGTGGATGACACATGGCTGCAGTCAGGGGCTAGTGGGCATAG CCCAACACCACAGCGCAGGCCTGCTTCGACTGTGTTGCCACCAGGGAGACCGCCAGCGGTGAGGGGCCCTATGCCAGGCCCCCCCTTGATCCCAATGCCAGCCGCAGGCCCTTCCTCTTTTGTGGCACCACCCATTCCATCACGCCCTGGACCGCAAGGTGCATTTGTTGCTAATAATGACCCTTTCTCAGCCCCTCCTCTGATTCCTTCACGACCAGCACGTGTTCCACCCGGCATCCCTCCAGGTGTGCCCAG
- the DNM2 gene encoding dynamin-2 isoform X5, producing MGNRGMEELIPLVNKLQDAFSSIGQSCHLDLPQIAVVGGQSAGKSSVLENFVGRDFLPRGSGIVTRRPLILQLIFSKTEYAEFLHCKSKKFTDFDEVRQEIEAETDRVTGTNKGISPVPINLRVYSPHVLNLTLIDLPGITKVPVGDQPQDIEYQIKDMILQFISRDSSLILAVTPANMDLANSDALKMAKEVDPQGLRTIGVITKLDLMDEGTDARDVLENKLLPLRRGYIGVVNRSQKDIDGKKDIRAALAAERKFFLSHPAYRHMADRMGTPHLQKLLNQQLTNHIRETLPSLRSKLQSQLLSLEKEVEEYKNFRPDDPTRKTKALLQMVQQFAVDFEKRIEGSGDQVDTLELSGGARINRIFHERFPFELVKMEFDEKDLRREISYAIKNIHGVRTGLFTPDLAFEAIVKKQLVKLKEPCLKCVDLVIQELINTFRQCTSKLGSYPRLREETERIVTTYIREREGKTKDQILLLIDIELSYINTNHEDFIGFANAQQRSTQANKKRAIPNQVIRRGWLTINNISIMKGGSKEYWFVLTAESLSWYKDEEEKEKKYMLPLDNLKIRDVEKGFMSNKHVFGIFNTEQRNVYKDLRQIELACDSQEDVDSWKASFLRAGVYPEKDQVENEEGSQENTFSMDPQLERQVETIRNLVDSYVGIINKSIRDLMPKTIMHLMINNTKDFIHSELLAYLYSSADQNSLMEESADQAQRRDDMLRMYHALKEALNIIGDISTSTISTPVPPPVDDTWLQSGASGHSPTPQRRPASTVLPPGRPPAVRGPMPGPPLIPMPAAGPSSFVAPPIPSRPGPQGAFVANNDPFSAPPLIPSRPARVPPGIPPGVPSRRPPAAPNRPTIIRPAEPSLLD from the exons AGATTTCCTGCCCCGTGGATCTGGAATTGTTACCAGGCGTCCCCTCATTCTTCAGCTTATCTTTTCTAAAACAG AATATGCAGAATTTTTGCACTGCAAGTCTAAGAAGTTTACAGATTTTGATGAAGTCCGACAGGAGATTGAAGCGGAGACAGACAGGGTTACAGGAACAAATAAAGGCATCTCTCCTGTTCCCATTAACCTGAGGGTGTATTCACCACATG taTTGAATCTGACTTTGATTGACCTTCCGGGTATCACTAAGGTGCCAGTGGGTGACCAACCCCAGGACATTGAGTACCAGATAAAAGATATGATTTTGCAATTCATCAGCAGAGACAGTAGTCTGATTCTTGCTGTGACTCCAGCCAACATGGATTTGGCCAATTCAGATGCTCTCAAAATGGCCAAAGAAGTTGACCCACAag gCTTACGGACAATTGGGGTAATAACCAAACTAGACCTGATGGATGAAGGCACTGATGCAAGAGATGTTCTGGAGAACAAACTTTTACCTCTGCGGAGAG GCTACATTGGAGTTGTGAACCGGAGCCAGAAGGATATTGATGGTAAGAAGGACATCAGAGCAGCATTGGCAGCTGAGCGCAAGTTCTTCCTTTCCCATCCTGCTTACAGACACATGGCAGACCGCATGGGAACACCCCACTTGCAGAAGCTGCTCAACCAG CAATTGACAAACCATATCCGGGAGACTCTGCCATCACTGCGTAGCAAACTCCAGAGCCAGCTTTTGTCCCTTGAAAAAGAAGTGGAGGAATACAAGAACTTCCGCCCTGATGACCCTACACGGAAAACTAAAGCGTTGCTTCA GATGGTCCAACAATTTGCTGTGGACTTTGAGAAGCGGATTGAAGGCTCTGGGGACCAAGTAGACACGTTAGAACTATCAGGCGGAGCCCGAATAAACCGCATCTTCCACGAAAGGTTCCCTTTTGAACTTGTCAAG ATGGAGTTTGATGAGAAGGATTTGAGACGAGAAATCAGCTATGCAATCAAAAACATCCATGGTGTAAG GACGGGGCTGTTCACACCAGACTTGGCATTTGAGGCCATTGTGAAAAAACAGTTGGTGAAGCTGAAAGAGCCTTGTCTGAAATGTGTCGACCTGGTTATTCAGGAGTTAATCAATACATTTAGACAGTGTACCAGTAAG CTTGGTTCTTACCCTAGGCTTCGAGAAGAAACAGAGAGAATTGTTACGACATACATCAGAGAACGAGAAGGGAAAACTAAGGACCAG ATTCTCCTGCTGATTGACATAGAGCTGTCCTACATCAACACTAACCACGAAGACTTCATTGGATTTGCCAA TGCACAGCAAAGGAGCACCCAAGCAAATAAGAAAAGAGCAATCCCAAATCAG GTCATCCGGCGAGGCTGGCTGACTATCAACAACATTAGCATCATGAAAGGTGGCTCCAAGGAGTACTGGTTCGTCCTGACGGCAGAAAGTTTGTCTTGGTACAAGGATGAAGAG gaaaaggagaagaaatacATGCTCCCTCTGGACAACCTAAAAATTAGAGATGTGGAAAAAGGCTTCATGTCCAACAAGCACGTATTTGGTATCTTTAACACAGAACAAAG GAATGTGTACAAAGACCTGCGTCAGATTGAGCTTGCGTGTGACTCCCAGGAAGACGTGGACAGCTGGAAGGCCTCCTTCCTCCGTGCTGGTGTTTACCCTGAGAAAGACCAa GTGGAGAATGAAGAGGGATCCCAGGAAAACACCTTTTCCATGGATCCTCAGCTAGAGCGCCAAGTGGAAACTATCCGCAATCTTGTTGACTCATATGTTGGGATCATCAACAAGTCAATCCGGGATCTTATGCCAAAGACAATAATGCACCTAATGATAAACAAT ACCAAGGATTTCATCCACTCGGAGCTGCTGGCCTACCTGTACTCCTCCGCAGACCAAAACAGCTTGATGGAGGAGTCTGCAGACCAGGCGCAGCGCAGGGACGACATGCTGCGAATGTACCATGCCCTGAAGGAGGCATTGAACATAATTGGAGACATTAGTACCAGCACCATTTCCACACCGGTTCCTCCTCCTGTGGATGACACATGGCTGCAGTCAGGGGCTAGTGGGCATAG CCCAACACCACAGCGCAGGCCTGCTTCGACTGTGTTGCCACCAGGGAGACCGCCAGCGGTGAGGGGCCCTATGCCAGGCCCCCCCTTGATCCCAATGCCAGCCGCAGGCCCTTCCTCTTTTGTGGCACCACCCATTCCATCACGCCCTGGACCGCAAGGTGCATTTGTTGCTAATAATGACCCTTTCTCAGCCCCTCCTCTGATTCCTTCACGACCAGCACGTGTTCCACCCGGCATCCCTCCAGGTGTGCCCAG
- the DNM2 gene encoding dynamin-2 isoform X1 — protein MGNRGMEELIPLVNKLQDAFSSIGQSCHLDLPQIAVVGGQSAGKSSVLENFVGRDFLPRGSGIVTRRPLILQLIFSKTEYAEFLHCKSKKFTDFDEVRQEIEAETDRVTGTNKGISPVPINLRVYSPHVLNLTLIDLPGITKVPVGDQPQDIEYQIKDMILQFISRDSSLILAVTPANMDLANSDALKMAKEVDPQGLRTIGVITKLDLMDEGTDARDVLENKLLPLRRGYIGVVNRSQKDIDGKKDIRAALAAERKFFLSHPAYRHMADRMGTPHLQKLLNQQLTNHIRETLPSLRSKLQSQLLSLEKEVEEYKNFRPDDPTRKTKALLQMVQQFAVDFEKRIEGSGDQVDTLELSGGARINRIFHERFPFELVKMEFDEKDLRREISYAIKNIHGVRTGLFTPDLAFEAIVKKQLVKLKEPCLKCVDLVIQELINTFRQCTSKLGSYPRLREETERIVTTYIREREGKTKDQILLLIDIELSYINTNHEDFIGFANAQQRSTQANKKRAIPNQGEILVIRRGWLTINNISIMKGGSKEYWFVLTAESLSWYKDEEEKEKKYMLPLDNLKIRDVEKGFMSNKHVFGIFNTEQRNVYKDLRQIELACDSQEDVDSWKASFLRAGVYPEKDQVENEEGSQENTFSMDPQLERQVETIRNLVDSYVGIINKSIRDLMPKTIMHLMINNTKDFIHSELLAYLYSSADQNSLMEESADQAQRRDDMLRMYHALKEALNIIGDISTSTISTPVPPPVDDTWLQSGASGHSPTPQRRPASTVLPPGRPPAVRGPMPGPPLIPMPAAGPSSFVAPPIPSRPGPQGAFVANNDPFSAPPLIPSRPARVPPGIPPGVPSRRPPAAPNRPTIIRPAEPSLLD, from the exons AGATTTCCTGCCCCGTGGATCTGGAATTGTTACCAGGCGTCCCCTCATTCTTCAGCTTATCTTTTCTAAAACAG AATATGCAGAATTTTTGCACTGCAAGTCTAAGAAGTTTACAGATTTTGATGAAGTCCGACAGGAGATTGAAGCGGAGACAGACAGGGTTACAGGAACAAATAAAGGCATCTCTCCTGTTCCCATTAACCTGAGGGTGTATTCACCACATG taTTGAATCTGACTTTGATTGACCTTCCGGGTATCACTAAGGTGCCAGTGGGTGACCAACCCCAGGACATTGAGTACCAGATAAAAGATATGATTTTGCAATTCATCAGCAGAGACAGTAGTCTGATTCTTGCTGTGACTCCAGCCAACATGGATTTGGCCAATTCAGATGCTCTCAAAATGGCCAAAGAAGTTGACCCACAag gCTTACGGACAATTGGGGTAATAACCAAACTAGACCTGATGGATGAAGGCACTGATGCAAGAGATGTTCTGGAGAACAAACTTTTACCTCTGCGGAGAG GCTACATTGGAGTTGTGAACCGGAGCCAGAAGGATATTGATGGTAAGAAGGACATCAGAGCAGCATTGGCAGCTGAGCGCAAGTTCTTCCTTTCCCATCCTGCTTACAGACACATGGCAGACCGCATGGGAACACCCCACTTGCAGAAGCTGCTCAACCAG CAATTGACAAACCATATCCGGGAGACTCTGCCATCACTGCGTAGCAAACTCCAGAGCCAGCTTTTGTCCCTTGAAAAAGAAGTGGAGGAATACAAGAACTTCCGCCCTGATGACCCTACACGGAAAACTAAAGCGTTGCTTCA GATGGTCCAACAATTTGCTGTGGACTTTGAGAAGCGGATTGAAGGCTCTGGGGACCAAGTAGACACGTTAGAACTATCAGGCGGAGCCCGAATAAACCGCATCTTCCACGAAAGGTTCCCTTTTGAACTTGTCAAG ATGGAGTTTGATGAGAAGGATTTGAGACGAGAAATCAGCTATGCAATCAAAAACATCCATGGTGTAAG GACGGGGCTGTTCACACCAGACTTGGCATTTGAGGCCATTGTGAAAAAACAGTTGGTGAAGCTGAAAGAGCCTTGTCTGAAATGTGTCGACCTGGTTATTCAGGAGTTAATCAATACATTTAGACAGTGTACCAGTAAG CTTGGTTCTTACCCTAGGCTTCGAGAAGAAACAGAGAGAATTGTTACGACATACATCAGAGAACGAGAAGGGAAAACTAAGGACCAG ATTCTCCTGCTGATTGACATAGAGCTGTCCTACATCAACACTAACCACGAAGACTTCATTGGATTTGCCAA TGCACAGCAAAGGAGCACCCAAGCAAATAAGAAAAGAGCAATCCCAAATCAG GGTGAGATACTG GTCATCCGGCGAGGCTGGCTGACTATCAACAACATTAGCATCATGAAAGGTGGCTCCAAGGAGTACTGGTTCGTCCTGACGGCAGAAAGTTTGTCTTGGTACAAGGATGAAGAG gaaaaggagaagaaatacATGCTCCCTCTGGACAACCTAAAAATTAGAGATGTGGAAAAAGGCTTCATGTCCAACAAGCACGTATTTGGTATCTTTAACACAGAACAAAG GAATGTGTACAAAGACCTGCGTCAGATTGAGCTTGCGTGTGACTCCCAGGAAGACGTGGACAGCTGGAAGGCCTCCTTCCTCCGTGCTGGTGTTTACCCTGAGAAAGACCAa GTGGAGAATGAAGAGGGATCCCAGGAAAACACCTTTTCCATGGATCCTCAGCTAGAGCGCCAAGTGGAAACTATCCGCAATCTTGTTGACTCATATGTTGGGATCATCAACAAGTCAATCCGGGATCTTATGCCAAAGACAATAATGCACCTAATGATAAACAAT ACCAAGGATTTCATCCACTCGGAGCTGCTGGCCTACCTGTACTCCTCCGCAGACCAAAACAGCTTGATGGAGGAGTCTGCAGACCAGGCGCAGCGCAGGGACGACATGCTGCGAATGTACCATGCCCTGAAGGAGGCATTGAACATAATTGGAGACATTAGTACCAGCACCATTTCCACACCGGTTCCTCCTCCTGTGGATGACACATGGCTGCAGTCAGGGGCTAGTGGGCATAG CCCAACACCACAGCGCAGGCCTGCTTCGACTGTGTTGCCACCAGGGAGACCGCCAGCGGTGAGGGGCCCTATGCCAGGCCCCCCCTTGATCCCAATGCCAGCCGCAGGCCCTTCCTCTTTTGTGGCACCACCCATTCCATCACGCCCTGGACCGCAAGGTGCATTTGTTGCTAATAATGACCCTTTCTCAGCCCCTCCTCTGATTCCTTCACGACCAGCACGTGTTCCACCCGGCATCCCTCCAGGTGTGCCCAG